In Oryza brachyantha chromosome 2, ObraRS2, whole genome shotgun sequence, a single window of DNA contains:
- the LOC102709716 gene encoding RNA-binding protein 38-like isoform X3 yields the protein MALQQQPTQQQQQQAGSASGSASASSSSSGLHMLVSPFGDTTYTKVFVGGLAWETTSEKLRRFYDRFGEILEAVVITDRHSGRSKGYGFVTFRDPESARKACEDPTPVIDGRRANCNLASLGRAQPAVPLGRPRSAGSYFGVPVPRGIYVGGYGQHRPLPLGYYQGFPVPQYSYTTYGTEYIYPQGTLNPYVGQQYVPIYGISSTGNTSNQPFSQFSPSISGLGNGYVAVHGYNVPGSPFVQLTGSNFSSAPPTPRPTIQAPFLVAAPVPTHAHLVLPAHSPQFTQTGGSDQRAS from the exons ATGGctctgcagcagcagccgacgcagcagcagcagcagcaggcgggGTCGGCGTCCGgttcggcgtcggcgtcgagctCCAGCTCGGGGCTGCACATGCTCGTTTCTCCCTTCGGCGACACCACGTACACCAAGGTGTTCGTCGGCGGGCTCGCCTGGGAGACCACCAGCGAGAAGCTCCGCCGCTTCTACGACCGTTTCGGGGAGATCCTCGAGGCCGTGGTCATCACCGACAGGCACTCCGGCCGCTCCAAGGGCTACGGCTTC GTGACGTTCCGTGATCCCGAGTCGGCGAGGAAGGCCTGTGAGGACCCGACGCCCGTGATCGACGGCAGGCGTGCCAATTGCAACCTGGCGTCGCTTGGTCGCGCTCAGCCTGCAGTTCCTCTTG GGAGGCCAAGATCAGCTGGGTCCTACTTTGGTGTTCCAGTTCCAAGGGGCATTTATGTAGGCGGTTATGGTCAGCACCGGCCACTTCCACTTGGGTATTACCAAGGATTCCCAGTTCCACAATACAG CTACACTACATATGGGACAGAATACATCTATCCACAG GGCACATTAAACCCATATGTTGGTCAGCAATATGTTCCGATTTATGGAATTTCATCCACAGGAAATACTTCTAACCAACCATTTAGCCAGTTCAGCCCATCCATTTCTGGTCTTGGTAATGGTTATGTGGCTGTTCATGGTTACAATGTGCCAGGAAGTCCATTTGTACAGCTGACCGGATCAAACTTTAGCAGTGCACCGCCTACGCCTCGGCCCACCATTCAGGCTCCCTTTTTAGTTG CAGCACCGGTTCCTACTCATGCACACTTGGTCCTCCCAGCCCATTCACCCCAGTTTACACAGACTGGTGGTTCAGACCAAAGAGCAAGCTGA
- the LOC102709716 gene encoding RNA-binding protein 38-like isoform X4, with protein MALQQQPTQQQQQQAGSASGSASASSSSSGLHMLVSPFGDTTYTKVFVGGLAWETTSEKLRRFYDRFGEILEAVVITDRHSGRSKGYGFVTFRDPESARKACEDPTPVIDGRRANCNLASLGRAQPAVPLGRPRSAGSYFGVPVPRGIYVGGYGQHRPLPLGYYQGFPVPQYSYTTYGTEYIYPQGTLNPYVGQQYVPIYGISSTGNTSNQPFSQFSPSISGLGNGYVAVHGYNVPGSPFVQLTGSNFSSAPPTPRPTIQAPFLVAPVPTHAHLVLPAHSPQFTQTGGSDQRAS; from the exons ATGGctctgcagcagcagccgacgcagcagcagcagcagcaggcgggGTCGGCGTCCGgttcggcgtcggcgtcgagctCCAGCTCGGGGCTGCACATGCTCGTTTCTCCCTTCGGCGACACCACGTACACCAAGGTGTTCGTCGGCGGGCTCGCCTGGGAGACCACCAGCGAGAAGCTCCGCCGCTTCTACGACCGTTTCGGGGAGATCCTCGAGGCCGTGGTCATCACCGACAGGCACTCCGGCCGCTCCAAGGGCTACGGCTTC GTGACGTTCCGTGATCCCGAGTCGGCGAGGAAGGCCTGTGAGGACCCGACGCCCGTGATCGACGGCAGGCGTGCCAATTGCAACCTGGCGTCGCTTGGTCGCGCTCAGCCTGCAGTTCCTCTTG GGAGGCCAAGATCAGCTGGGTCCTACTTTGGTGTTCCAGTTCCAAGGGGCATTTATGTAGGCGGTTATGGTCAGCACCGGCCACTTCCACTTGGGTATTACCAAGGATTCCCAGTTCCACAATACAG CTACACTACATATGGGACAGAATACATCTATCCACAG GGCACATTAAACCCATATGTTGGTCAGCAATATGTTCCGATTTATGGAATTTCATCCACAGGAAATACTTCTAACCAACCATTTAGCCAGTTCAGCCCATCCATTTCTGGTCTTGGTAATGGTTATGTGGCTGTTCATGGTTACAATGTGCCAGGAAGTCCATTTGTACAGCTGACCGGATCAAACTTTAGCAGTGCACCGCCTACGCCTCGGCCCACCATTCAGGCTCCCTTTTTAGTTG CACCGGTTCCTACTCATGCACACTTGGTCCTCCCAGCCCATTCACCCCAGTTTACACAGACTGGTGGTTCAGACCAAAGAGCAAGCTGA
- the LOC102709716 gene encoding RNA-binding protein 24-like isoform X1 produces the protein MALQQQPTQQQQQQAGSASGSASASSSSSGLHMLVSPFGDTTYTKVFVGGLAWETTSEKLRRFYDRFGEILEAVVITDRHSGRSKGYGFVTFRDPESARKACEDPTPVIDGRRANCNLASLGRAQPAVPLGRPRSAGSYFGVPVPRGIYVGGYGQHRPLPLGYYQGFPVPQYSYTTYGTEYIYPQVEGTLNPYVGQQYVPIYGISSTGNTSNQPFSQFSPSISGLGNGYVAVHGYNVPGSPFVQLTGSNFSSAPPTPRPTIQAPFLVAAPVPTHAHLVLPAHSPQFTQTGGSDQRAS, from the exons ATGGctctgcagcagcagccgacgcagcagcagcagcagcaggcgggGTCGGCGTCCGgttcggcgtcggcgtcgagctCCAGCTCGGGGCTGCACATGCTCGTTTCTCCCTTCGGCGACACCACGTACACCAAGGTGTTCGTCGGCGGGCTCGCCTGGGAGACCACCAGCGAGAAGCTCCGCCGCTTCTACGACCGTTTCGGGGAGATCCTCGAGGCCGTGGTCATCACCGACAGGCACTCCGGCCGCTCCAAGGGCTACGGCTTC GTGACGTTCCGTGATCCCGAGTCGGCGAGGAAGGCCTGTGAGGACCCGACGCCCGTGATCGACGGCAGGCGTGCCAATTGCAACCTGGCGTCGCTTGGTCGCGCTCAGCCTGCAGTTCCTCTTG GGAGGCCAAGATCAGCTGGGTCCTACTTTGGTGTTCCAGTTCCAAGGGGCATTTATGTAGGCGGTTATGGTCAGCACCGGCCACTTCCACTTGGGTATTACCAAGGATTCCCAGTTCCACAATACAG CTACACTACATATGGGACAGAATACATCTATCCACAGGTTGAG GGCACATTAAACCCATATGTTGGTCAGCAATATGTTCCGATTTATGGAATTTCATCCACAGGAAATACTTCTAACCAACCATTTAGCCAGTTCAGCCCATCCATTTCTGGTCTTGGTAATGGTTATGTGGCTGTTCATGGTTACAATGTGCCAGGAAGTCCATTTGTACAGCTGACCGGATCAAACTTTAGCAGTGCACCGCCTACGCCTCGGCCCACCATTCAGGCTCCCTTTTTAGTTG CAGCACCGGTTCCTACTCATGCACACTTGGTCCTCCCAGCCCATTCACCCCAGTTTACACAGACTGGTGGTTCAGACCAAAGAGCAAGCTGA
- the LOC102709716 gene encoding RNA-binding protein 24-like isoform X2, translated as MALQQQPTQQQQQQAGSASGSASASSSSSGLHMLVSPFGDTTYTKVFVGGLAWETTSEKLRRFYDRFGEILEAVVITDRHSGRSKGYGFVTFRDPESARKACEDPTPVIDGRRANCNLASLGRAQPAVPLGRPRSAGSYFGVPVPRGIYVGGYGQHRPLPLGYYQGFPVPQYSYTTYGTEYIYPQVEGTLNPYVGQQYVPIYGISSTGNTSNQPFSQFSPSISGLGNGYVAVHGYNVPGSPFVQLTGSNFSSAPPTPRPTIQAPFLVAPVPTHAHLVLPAHSPQFTQTGGSDQRAS; from the exons ATGGctctgcagcagcagccgacgcagcagcagcagcagcaggcgggGTCGGCGTCCGgttcggcgtcggcgtcgagctCCAGCTCGGGGCTGCACATGCTCGTTTCTCCCTTCGGCGACACCACGTACACCAAGGTGTTCGTCGGCGGGCTCGCCTGGGAGACCACCAGCGAGAAGCTCCGCCGCTTCTACGACCGTTTCGGGGAGATCCTCGAGGCCGTGGTCATCACCGACAGGCACTCCGGCCGCTCCAAGGGCTACGGCTTC GTGACGTTCCGTGATCCCGAGTCGGCGAGGAAGGCCTGTGAGGACCCGACGCCCGTGATCGACGGCAGGCGTGCCAATTGCAACCTGGCGTCGCTTGGTCGCGCTCAGCCTGCAGTTCCTCTTG GGAGGCCAAGATCAGCTGGGTCCTACTTTGGTGTTCCAGTTCCAAGGGGCATTTATGTAGGCGGTTATGGTCAGCACCGGCCACTTCCACTTGGGTATTACCAAGGATTCCCAGTTCCACAATACAG CTACACTACATATGGGACAGAATACATCTATCCACAGGTTGAG GGCACATTAAACCCATATGTTGGTCAGCAATATGTTCCGATTTATGGAATTTCATCCACAGGAAATACTTCTAACCAACCATTTAGCCAGTTCAGCCCATCCATTTCTGGTCTTGGTAATGGTTATGTGGCTGTTCATGGTTACAATGTGCCAGGAAGTCCATTTGTACAGCTGACCGGATCAAACTTTAGCAGTGCACCGCCTACGCCTCGGCCCACCATTCAGGCTCCCTTTTTAGTTG CACCGGTTCCTACTCATGCACACTTGGTCCTCCCAGCCCATTCACCCCAGTTTACACAGACTGGTGGTTCAGACCAAAGAGCAAGCTGA